The following proteins are encoded in a genomic region of Brachypodium distachyon strain Bd21 chromosome 1, Brachypodium_distachyon_v3.0, whole genome shotgun sequence:
- the LOC100840804 gene encoding exocyst complex component EXO84B gives MASAAKSSRSRPSGHSGVFPVSAAAAAGGDGGVQLADKLKIFKTDKFDPDSYVQSKCRTMNEKEIRHLCSYLQDLKKASAEEMRRSVYANYAAFIRTSKEISDLEGELLSVRNLLNTQSALIHGLSEGVQIDSLTTGLEGATEENKSSLEDQEPSEIQKWHTDFPDLLDVLLAERRVDEALDALDEAEQIAADAKQKQTLATADILALQKVISENRQKLSDQLAEAACQSSTCGIELRAAASALKRLGDGPRAHSLLLSAHSQRLESNIQTTHPSSTAYGGAYTASLAQQVFSVIAHALNDSAEVFGDEPAYASELVTWAAKQVLSFALLVKRHALASCAAAGGLRAAAECVQIALGHSSLLEARGLSLSAVLMKQFRPSVEQAIDSNLRRIEESAAALAAADDWVLSYPSTGIRTFARSSAGNFSLQPKLSSSAHRFNSMVQDFFEDVGPLRSLQLGGSALDGILKTFSTYVSLLMSALPGSMDDEANFESLGNKIIRIAETEEQQLALLANASLLAEELLPRAAMKLSSVNQSDIDSMRKRGPDKPNRSTEQREWKRKLQRMVDKLRDSFCRLHALDLIFTEEGDTRLSAETYINMDNNAEEIEWVPSLVFQELYAKLNRMAGIAAEMFVGRERFATLLMMRLTETVVLWLSEDQSFWEEIEEGARALGPLGLQQFYLDMQFVILFGQGRFLSRHVHQVILDIIHRAMTAFSATGIDPDSVLPSDDWFVDVAQETISRISGKARPANTERELNSPTASVSAQSVSSVRSHGSS, from the exons GAAATAAGACACCTGTGTTCTTATCTGCAAGATCTAAAGAAAGCTTCTGCTGAAGAGATGCGTAGAAGTGTATATGCTAATTATGCTGCATTCATCAG GACATCGAAGGAGATATCTGACCTTGAAGGGGAGCTGCTATCTGTCAGAAATCTGCTAAATACACAGTCAGCTCTAATTCATGGTCTATCCGAAGGGGTTCAGATTGATTCCTTGACTACAGGGCTTGAAGGTGCTACAGAAGAGAACAAATCCAGTCTTGAAGACCAGGAGCCTTCAGAAATACAGAAATGGCATACAGATTTCCCCGACTTGCTTGATGTTTTGCTAGCTGAGAGAAGAGTGGATGAAGCACTGGATGCCCTGGATGAAGCAGAACAAATTGCTGCTgatgcaaaacagaaacagaCTCTTGCTACCGCTGACATTCTTGCTTTGCAGAAGGTTATCTCTGAGAATCGTCAAAAGTTGTCAGACCAGCTTGCTGAAGCTGCTTGCCAGTCTTCTACTTGTGGTATTGAACTTCGTGCTGCAGCTTCCGCTCTCAAGCGACTGGGTGATGGACCTCGTGCTCATAGTTTGTTGCTCAGTGCACATAGCCAAAGGCTTGAATCTAACATACAGACGACACATCCGTCTAGCACAGCATATGGTGGCGCGTACACAGCGTCTCTTGCTCAGCAAGTTTTTTCTGTTATAGCTCATGCTCTCAATGACTCTGCAGAAGTGTTTGGTGACGAACCAGCTTATGCATCTGAACTAGTTACATGGGCTGCTAAGCAAGTGCTGTCATTTGCCTTGCTTGTAAAGAGGCATGCTTTAGCCTCTTGTGCGGCAGCTGGGGGTTTAAGAGCTGCTGCTGAATGTGTTCAGATAGCACTTGGTCATTCTTCCTTGCTAGAAGCTCGTGGTCTGTCACTTTCAGCAGTTCTGATGAAACAATTCAGACCGTCTGTTGAGCAAGCAATAGATTCCAATTTGAGGAGAATTGAAGAGAGTGCTGCTGCCTTAGCTGCAGCTGATGACTGGGTACTATCATATCCTTCAACTGGTATACGCACATTTGCTAGATCATCTGCTGGTAATTTCTCACTCCAGCCAAAGCTCTCAAGCAGTGCTCATCGGTTCAATTCAATGGTTCAG GATTTCTTTGAGGATGTCGGGCCACTGCGTAGCTTGCAGCTAGGTGGTTCTGCACTGGATGGGATTCTGAAAACATTCAGTACATATGTCAGTCTGCTCATGAGTGCACTACCAGGCTCAATGGATGATGAAGCTAATTTCGAAAGTCTAGGCAATAAGATTATCCGGATAGCGGAGACTGAGGAGCAGCAATTAGCTTTGTTAGCCAATGCATCCTTACTTGCTGAAGAGTTGCTACCTAGAGCAGCCATGAAGCTTTCATCTGTAAACCAGTCCGACATCGATAGTATGCGCAAAAGAGGTCCAGACAAGCCAAACCGTTCGACAGAGCAACGTGAATGGAAAAGGAAGCTGCAACGTATGGTGGACAAACTTAGAGATAGTTTCTGCAGGCTGCATGCTCTTGATCTTATATTCACAGAAGAAGGTGACACTCGTCTCAGCGCAGAAACGTACATCAATATGGATAATAATGCTGAAGAGATAGAATGGGTACCATCTCTAGTTTTTCAG GAACTGTATGCAAAATTAAACAGGATGGCGGGCATTGCTGCAGAGATGTTTGTCGGCAGGGAAAGGTTTGCTACGTTGCTAATGATGCGGCTGACAGAAACAGTGGTATTGTGGCTCTCAGAGGACCAGAGCTTTTGGGAAGAGATTGAAGAGGGAGCAAGGGCTCTGGGTCCCCTTGGGCTTCAGCAG TTCTACCTGGACATGCAATTTGTCATCCTTTTCGGGCAAGGCCGTTTCTTGTCCCGGCATGTTCACCAAGTCATATTGGATATCATTCATAGAGCTATGACAGCGTTCTCTGCTACCGGAATTGATCCTGATAG CGTGCTTCCAAGCGACGATTGGTTCGTCGATGTTGCGCAGGAGACGATCAGCAGGATCAGTGGGAAGGCTCGTCCTGCCAACACGGAGAGGGAGTTGAACAGCCCAACGGCCTCTGTCTCGGCACAATCTGTGTCGTCGGTCAGATCCCACGGCAGTTCCTAG